Within Bifidobacterium dentium JCM 1195 = DSM 20436, the genomic segment GCGATGTCACGACTGGAAGTACCGACCTCAATGGCGTATTCGCCGGATTCGACATGCCAGTCATCGAACTTCTCGGACCAGTAGGCGAAGGCGCGCTCGTCCAGGTCGAAGCTCACTTCGGCAGATTCGCCAGCCTTGAGGAACACCTTCCTGAAACCCTTGAGCTCGTGGATCGGACGTGCCACGGCGGACTTGCCCGGAGCCACGTACACCTGCACGGTTTCGGCGGCGTCAACGTCGGAGGTGTTCTTCACGACCGCGCTTACGGAAGCGGTGTTGGCGCCGGTCTTGGCGACCTTCACGTCGGACACTTCGAAGGTGGCGTAGCTCAGGCCGTAGCCGAACGGGTAGTCGACCGCCTTGTCATAGGTGTCGTAGTAGCGGTAGCCGACGAACACGCCCTCACCATAGTCGACATGGCCTTCCTCGCCCGGCCAGTTGATCATGCTCGGGTCGTCGTTGATGTCCATCGGAACGGTCTGGGCAAGCTTGCCGGACGGGCTGACGTTGCCGAAGATCACGTCGGCGAGCGCCGGACCGCCGGCCTGTCCGAGCAGCCAGGATTCGAGGATGCCCTTGGCGTTATCCGCCCACGGCGCCACGGAGACGACGGAGCCGTTGGAAAGCACGACCACGATGTTCTTGTTTTCGGCGGCGACGGCTTCCAGAAGTTCGACCTGTTTGGCCGGAATGTCGAGGGTTTCACGGTCGAAGCCTTCGGATTCGGCGGCTTCCGGCAGACCCAGGAACATGAGCACTATGTCGGCACCCTTGGCGACTTCGACGGCATCGGCGGCCATTGCGGCATCAGCCGGTTCGAGGTCGAGGGTGAAGCCCGGCGCGAACTTGGCGTCCACGCCACGTGCGGTGAGCGTGTCAAGGAAGCTGGTCATCTTGGTCGGAGTGATATGGGAGGAACCACCGCCCTGATAGCGCGGGGTACGGGCGAATTCGCCGATGACGGCAACCTTTGCATCGGATGCGACCGGCAGGATGGCGTCGTCGTTCTTGAGCAACACCATGGATTCGACGGCGGCTTGGTGGGCTACCTCGTCGTGGGCATCCACGTCGAAGCGGTAGCCTTCGACGCTCATGGCGGCGCGGGTCTTGTTGACCAGGTCGATCATGCCTTGGGCCATCCTGTCGAGCTGCTCAGGCTGGATGCGACCGTCGCGGGCGGCGTAGACGATCTGATCGTCGGTGTAACTCGGCGGCATTTCAAGGTTGAGGCCGGCGTTGAGGGAGGCGACACGGTCATGGTCTGCACCCCAGTCGCTCATGACGATGCCTTCGAAGCCCCATTCGTCACGCAGCACGTCGGTGAGCAGCCAGTGGTTCTGCGCGGAATGCACACCGTTGATACGGTTGTAGGAGCACATGATGGTCCACGGTTGAGCTTCCTTGACGATGTGCTCGAAAGCCGGGAAGTAGATTTCGCGCAGCGCGCGCTGGGAGATGTTGGCGCTGACGCGCAGGCGATCGGTCTCCTGGTTGTTGGCGGCGAAGTGCTTGAGCGAAGTGCCGATGCCCTTGGACTGCACGCCCGCAACGATGCCGATGGCCTCATGGCCGGCCAGATACGGATCTTCGGACCAGTATTCGAAGCAACGGCCGCCGAGCGGGTTGCGCTTGATGTTGACGCCGGGGCCGAGAATCACGGCCACCTTCTCCTGAATGCATTCCTCGGCCATGGCCTCGCCCACTTGGTGGATGAGTTCCGGATTCCAGGAGCTGGACAGGCCCGCGGCCGGCGGGAAGCAGGTTGCCGGCACGGAGTCGTTCAAATCGGTTTCACCGGTGCTGGATGCCAAGGACTTGCGCAAGCCGTGGGGGCCGTCGGTGATCATGTAGCCCGGAATGCCCTTGGCTTCCACGCCCTGCAGATGCCATGCGTCGCCGCCGGAGGTCAGTGACGCCTTCTCCTCGAGAGTCAGGTCGTTGACTTCAGGATAGGTGCTTTCGCTCATACGAACCTCTTTCGTTTGCTCGGCAAGAGTTCAACTCCGAACTCTTTACCAACCGATTGGTAGGTACTTTATCAAAATCGAATACGCGACACGCCAATCATCTTTGGAATTTCAGTTAACCGACCGTAAGGTAATCATAATTTTCCATCCCGATGAGGAACTGTTGTCAGAGCTGCATAGGAGAGAACATGGCCAACGACGAAGTCGACCGCAGAAGCGAAATCCTCAACGCGGCGGTCGAATGCTTCGGCACGCTCGGCTACTACGGAACGTCACTGCAGAAAATAGCCACCATGGTCGGCCTGACCAAAGCGGGCGTACTGCACTATGTCGGCAGCAAAGAAGGCTTGCTGCATGCGGTGCTCGACGAGATGTACGATCGAGAAACCGAAGACATCACCGCCGGCATGGTGCGCAACGAACACCCTCACATCGCCGAAATGTGGCGTAAGACCGTGGCGATCAACGCCAAACGCCCCAAGCTTGTGCACATGTTCTCAACCTTGAGCGCCGAGGCGCTGAACCCCGATCATCCCGCGCACGACTATTTCGCCAACCGCGAGGAGCGTATCGTGGACGTGGCGGAGAACATCCGCTGGCACGTGCCCGAAGGCGTCGACGCCGAACAGGTACTGCGCGCCGGCTTCGCGATGATGGACGGCGTGCAGCTGCGCTGGCTGCGCAAGCCTGGCCAGGATCTCAACGCCATGTGGGTCGAATGCGAGGACGTGCTCTTTCCGCTGCCTCAGTGGGATGGCTACCGCTAGACGCCAAATTCCTCCAGTCACTGGAACAATCAACCTGCTCAGGGACCTCTCAGAGGTACAAAACATCCAGCGACTGGAAGAATTGACCCACTGAGGAGCCTTTCAGAAGGATGAAACTTCCAGACATTGGAAGAAACAGGACGCAGAGAAGCCATTACGAGGTAAGAAACCTCCATCTACTGGAAGAATTAACCCGTTAAGAAGCATCCCAGCAGGGTAAAACCTCCAGTGGGTGGAGGAATCAAGACGCAGAAGCGAAATCACACGACGGCGCGCGGCCCGTCCTGCAGATCACCGAAGACCGGCGTCTACAACGTCACCATGGCACCTTCATCCGCCGCCTTCTTGACGGCGTTGAGCACCTCCAGCGACTTGATGGCGTCTTCCGGCGTGACGATCGGCTCAACCTCACCGCGCAGCACCTTCAGATAGTGCACCAGCTGAAGACGATGCGGCAGTCCCTCCTTCACGCCCTGAATCTCACAGGTGAGCGGCTTCGTCCAGTCACTTACACCATCCCGGTATGTGAAGAGCTGCAATCTCGGCAGAGACAGTGACCCCTTGGTACCCATGATGAAATACGCGTCAGTGTCGAACGGCGCGAAGAACGGGTTCTCTCGTGCGGTCGCTTCCCAATTCCACGGGCTGGCCGCCGCGTCGGAAAGCGTGATCGAGCCAAGCGTGCCGGATTCGAAGCGTACATTGACCACTGCGGAATCCTCCACTTCGAATCCTCGAGCGCTGTTGGCCGCCATGCCTTGAATTTCCACGGGTTCGCCGATCAGATAGCGCATGAGATCAACATCGTGCACCATGTTCACGAGAATCGGGCCGGCGCCTTTCTGCCTGCGCCAGGGAATGTCGTAATACGTATCCGGCTTGTAGATGTTGTAATGCACGGAAACCGTCACGATGCGGCCGAGCACGCCGGATTCGATGATTTCCTTGGCACGCTGCACCTTCGGATTATGCCGGCGATGCTGACCGACCAATACCGGAAGGCCGATTTCGCGGGCCTCCTTCGCGAAGATGCGCGCGTCGTCCAGGTCGTCGCTGATCGGTTTTTCCACCAGTGGCGGCACGCCATGTTCGAGTGCCGCGCGCGCCATGGGCAGGTGCAGGCCGTTCGGCGATGCGATCACCACGCCGTCAAGCGCCACATGATCGAACATGTCATTGTAGTCCGCATACCATTCGACGTCGATGGATTTCGCCAATTCCTCCGATTCGGGCATCGGATCGGCGATCGCCACCAATTTCGCATCAGGATTGTCTTGAATGTAACGGATATGGTCGCGCCCCATAGCGCCTGCGCCGATTACGGCGAGTTTGAGCTGTTGCGTCATAAGTAACTCCTTTGTTGGCGTCGTTTCGCTGTCTGGTTCTTCCTTCGGAATATTCCGCGACTGCGTCTACTTGCGTTTCGGCATCATAGTGCCGGTTTTCCTAACCTTCGTCATCAGCAGCAACACAACGGCAAGGCCGATGAGCGTGATCACGGCCGCAGCATAGAACGCGTTGCGATATCCGACCGTCTCGTCGAACAGGCTGGTGGCGATGCGCGGTCCGATCCATGCGCCCAGCGCGTACCCTAGGAACATGATGCCGTAGTTGATGCTCAGATGCTTTGTTCCGAACGTCTCGCCGGTCAGTGGTGGGTAAATCACCAGCAGAGCGCCGAACGCGAATCCGAGTACGATTACACAGCCGATGAAGAACGGCGCGTTCGTTGCGAACGACATGGCCACCATCGCCAGCACGGTAGCAATCAGCATCACGGCAAGGCACTTGAACGCGCCCAGCTTGTCGTAGAGGGCGCCGAACGCAAGACGGCCCACGAAATTCGATAACGTGTTAATCGACACCACCATCGCTCCGAAGGCGGCGGCCGTCATCGCACCGACCTGGCCGACCTAATACTGGGCGATCGATGACAGCGCACCGACAAGCATGGTGCCGGCGGTCGCCGCGGCCGCGTAGACGAGCAGCAGCACATAGAACCGCGGCGAAGCGAGCATCGCCTTCCAATCAAAGCCGTCGTCTTCGGCATTGTCGGCGGAGGTTGCGGGAGTAGGCGGATTCCAGCCTTTCGGACGGTACCCTTCCGGCACCGGCGAGACGAACAGCGAGCCCAATGTGATGGTGATCCAGAACGTCATGCCGAGAATCTTCAACGCGGTGGAGACGCTGAACGTGCTCGACAGGAAGCTGGCGATCGGAGACAGGGTGGCTGGCCCGATGGCGGCCGCGGCAAGCAGAATGCCGGACGCCTTGCCGCGGATGTCGGGGAACCAGCGCTGTGCGGTGGTGAGCGTCGGGTTGTATACCAGGCCGTTTCCCATGCCGGCGATCACGCCGTGGCAGAGGTACAGCATCGGAATGCTGGTGGCCATGCCGGTCAGGAACCAGCCCAGGCCGAATACCAGTCCGCCGACGATCATGACCTTTCGTGGACCGAATCTGTCGGAAATGCGACCCGAAAAGATGCCGGTGACGGCCATGACCGTCTGGAAGATGGAATACGAGAGGCTCACGTCGGTTTTGCTCCACCCGTTCTGTTCGCTCAACGGTGTCAGAAATACACTGAACAGGGCGATGGATGCCACGAAGAACATGACCACGAACGCGGCCGACAAAATGCCGTAACGGTTATGTTCCTTGGTTGCGGTTGCCATATAAGGCTTTCCTTTCCAGCAATTGCTTTTCGAAACCGCAATTGCGATTGTCCGTGCGAAGCCACGCCCCTTTGCGCGGCTTCGCGTTATACCGAGATTTTCGAGTACCGCTTACAGCAGTCCGCGCTGCTTGAGCGAGTTGATCGCGAACTGGCGACGACCGCCCGGCTTCGGCGTCAGATCCCCCATCATCAGGTGGAAGCCACCGTCCACGTTCACTTCGTCTCCGTTGACGAAATCCGATCGTGGCGACGCCATCCATGCCACCGCATTGGCGATGTCCTGCACTTCACCGATGCGACGGGATGCAATCAGCCGTTCGCGATCCTTGGTGACCTGCGGATCGGCGTAGCATGAGGCCGACATCGGGGTTTTCACAAAACATGGGCATACACAGTTGGACCGAATACCGAACGGCCCCCATTCGGCCGCGATCATCTTGGAGAGCATGCCAAGACCGGCTTTCGCACAGGAATATGCGCCGGAGAACGTTTCCGGAGAGTGCGAGGCGACCGTGGAGATGTGCACGATCCGACCGGACTTGTGCTGCAGCATCACCTTGCCGAATGCCTGTGAAAGGATGAATGCACCGGTCAGGTTGACGTTGATTACATCCTTCCAATCCTGCAAAGGCAGATCCTCGAGCGGAGCGAACCGTAGAATGCCGACGGCGTTGACGAGCACATCGACGGTGCCGAAGTCCGCGACGATCTTGTTACGCAGGATCTCGACATCGGCGGCATCGGAGATGTCGCAACCGTACCCTTTCGCCTCTGCGCCGTAGGTCTGTGCGACTTCGACGGCAAACGTGCGGGTAGCCTCTTCGCTCACATCCACCAACGCCAGTCGGGCGCCGGCTTTGGCGAGTTCACCGCAGATCGCGGTGCCCATGCCGCCAATGGCACCCGTCACCACGCATACGTCGCCTGCCAATCCCAGCCAGTCATACTGTCTTGAAGCCGGATTTTCAATCATCTTTTCATTCATGGGAGCTTCTCCTTTAAATTTTTCCCAGATTCCGCATCTTTGTCGGAATAATCAGCACCGATGGTAGACTTTGCCCCGAGGGTAAGGTCAAGGAGGACGACGTGGACGCGGAGGACGAACTGCTGACGATTGGCGAGGTGGCCAAATTGGATGGCATCACCACCAAAGCGCTGCGTTACTATGACGCGCATGGCATTTTGAAGCCCGCAGCCGTCGACCCGATGACCGGATACCGCTATTACACACCCGACCAGATGCTTGACGTGGATGTGATGCGCATCTTCATCTCTTCCGGCATCCCGCTGGAATCGTTGGAACAATACCGTTTCGAAGATGGGTCATTGGATTGGCGGAGCGTACTGGCAGCCGCACAATCGCAAGTTGACGAACGCATGAGGCAGTTGCGATATTTGCAGACCACGATCAACGATTATGCCGGCGAACTGGTCCGCAAGGCGCACTCCCCCGCTGATGGTGTGGTCCGTTCCGATCTGCTCCCAACGTGGCTGGTCTCAACCGATTGGCCGTTCGACGCTCCGTGCAACATGAAGCAGTATCTGCGCACGATGACGGACCTGCGCAAGGCCATTCGCGAAGCGTCGGCACCGCATCTTTTACGCCGGGGCATACTTATGGATTTGGAACGGCGACAGGCGTTCGCCTTTCATCAGTTCGCCCCTTCGCAGCACATGCTTGACGTATTCCATTCCGGCGATCGTTCACGATTGATATGCGATTACGATTTTCCCGGTAATACGACCGTCATCAACCCGCCCGGAGGCCCTGCAGAAAGCCAGGTGATCGAGCGTGAATCCCTCGTGGAATGCTTCAACGACGGCACTGCGATGGCGTTGAAACTCAACCCGCGGGATTGGCCGCACGTGACCATGACGGAGATTTGGGGCAGCCGCACGCCCGACGGATCGGTACGCATCCGCTTCACCCGCCATCGCTGCACGCCGCTCTACGCCCTACAATCGTAATTATTCAAATTACGATTTAACAAATTACGATTTGCCGCTCGGAAAAGCACTATCTGCTGTTCGCGCTCAACGGTTTCAGCACCGAACTGGAGAGACTGGCACAGGACAATCCGTCAATACGGCTGGTATCCGTTGAACAGCTCTACCAGTAGTAACGCCACCGATTCACGCGGCACGAACACGCAACACCGTGCGCGCCCAGCTACTGTCCGTCGGCGTAGCCATCCATGTCAGGACCGTCAAAACCATCGTCGAAACCCGGAACTTCCGGGCCGGGGCCACTAGGACCACCAATGAATTCACGAGCGGACATGCCGTTTTCCTTGCGGGAGGCATCCACGGCTTCCTGTAGCGCCTGCCGAACTTCGAAGCCATGCACGATGTTCTTCAACACCACGACACCATTGCCGGACGACTGGTCACGCGTGTCAAGAACCAGCGTACTCATGCCGAACAGACGCTGCAGGAACGAACGCTCGACACTGATGTCGACGATACGAAACAGTTTGATCAGATTGAATTTCTCATTCAATATGCCCGTTTTGATGCTCATCTCCTTATCGGTGAGCGTATATACGGTGAAGGTGAACGGAGTACGGCACCAATTACGCTTACGCTGCTTCCACAGCACATTGCCGCTTGCAACTTTCATAGGGGCTCCTTTGTCTCGTACAATAATTGCCACAACACGACGTTTCACGCATATTGTACCGGTTATCAAACGACACAGCCCGCATCATCCACACATGTTCAGCAATCGGCAACATCGCACTCCGTCAATCATGACCCAACGGATCACGATTCCTTGAACGGACCGGAGACGCGATCAACCCACGCGCTTCGAGAAGCGAAACATGAGCAGGGCGAGAATCTCACCGACTACGGCCATGCCAAGGAACACCCACATGCTGGTGGAGAATCCCGCCACGTAGGACGCCGACTGACTCATTCCGGAAGCGGCGTTCGCGCCTGCACATTCGGCGATGAGCGTGGAAGCCACCGCCGTACCGATGGCACCGGCAAGCTGCTGCACGGTGTTCATCACGGCGGATCCATCGGCGTTCATCGAAGCCGGCAACTGGTTCAGCGCATGGGTCTGATCAGGTACGAGCACGAACCCGGAAGCCGCCATGAACAACGCGTAGGCTATCGCCACCGCCCATTCATGCGCACCGCCAAGCATCATCGCAACGTCCATGACCGCCACGCCCACGAAACCGCAGGAGATGAATTTCGGCGGGAAATGCGCTTTCAGCGCACTGCCGATCAGCGGAGCGGAAACCGCGCCGACCACGGCTCCCGGCAGTAGAATCAGGGCGGCGATCATGCTGGTATGTCCAAGACCTCGCTGCAGCAGAATCGGCAACAGGAAGTTGACGCCGAGCACGCCACCGGACGACATGAGCAGAATCACCATGCCAAGCGTAAAGCCAGGGTACGTGAACGTACGCACTTCGATCAGCGGATGTTCCATCCTCAGCTGCACGAAGGCGAACACCGCCAACACCACGACGGCACCGACGAGTACGGCCCAGAATCGCCAATCGCCATTCCATTGCGCGAAGAAGCTGGCCGCGACGATGACCCCGGCCAGACCGAGCGCGATCAGCAGCAACGACGGCGCCGACAGATACCCCTTCTCACCATGACGGATGTCGGGGATGGTTGCGGTACCGAGCAGGAAAGCGATTACAAGGAACGGAATCATGGCGTAGAAAATCCAATGCCAGTCAAGGAATTCCATGACCAAGCCTCCGAACACCGGGCCGATGGCCGGGGCCGCGCAGGTCACGAGGCTGACCAGGCCGAGCATCATGCCTCGCCTGTACAACGGCGCCTTTTCCAGAATGATGTTGGTCAGCAGCGGTAGTGAAACGCCCGTTCCGAGCGCCATGATGAGTCGCGCCGCGAGCAGCATCGGGAAATTCAGCGCAAGAGCTCCGACCAGAGTACCCGCCGAGAACAGTACGATGGCGGTGACGAACAGTGCCTTCGTCGAAAAACGTCGCACCATGAACGGTGAGGTCGGAATCGCCACCGAAAGCAGCAACAGATAGCCGGTGGTAAGCCATTGCACCACGTCAGCGGAAATGGCGAATTCCTCCATCAGTGTCGAATAGGCGATGTTCAGTGATGTTTCGGACAGGATGCCAAGAAACGTCAGGATGGCGAGCGCCACCACCACGACGGTGAGCCGTCCCTCATTCATATATTTGCCGGGCTGCGATTCCTCCCGCATTGTTTCCATCGGTTGCCCCTGCTGTTTTTCGCGTTCCGTCATGATTGGCGATTCCTCTCTCTTCAACATGCGCGACCGCATCGTGTGTCGCACGATTCGGTTGTCCATCTGGTCTATTGCTTCGTCGCCGTATGCGATCGGGACTCGTCACCCGCCATCAGCGTTTCGACGTGCGCCGGCCAGGCATCGGCCACCTGCGTGGTCCACTCCCCTCCCCGATCTGCGCCCATCAGCCGATGCATGGCCTGCAGCGTGGCGACCGTGGTGGCGGCGTCTTGCGGATCGATGCCGGACAGTACGCCGCACAGGTGTTCGTGGAACTGATGCACGTACAGTTCACGGATTTCCTCGGCGGCTTCCGTCAGGCTCAACGTCACCGCACGACCGTCGGTTTCGGATGCGTGCTTGACCACAAGACCTTTGCCGACCAGCTCGTTGACCAGTTTCGTAATGCTCGGTGCGGTCACTCCCAGAAAAGCGCTGATGCCGCTGACCCGTGCGACCGGAGTCGGGGATTCGGCCTGATGATTGAGATTCCAGATGGCGTCGATGACGTGCACATGCCGCGGTTTCATGCTTCTCGGTAGTTCCGGCAACGCTTCGGTGATACGTTTCGCCGTCCAGCATGCGTCGATCAGATCACGCACGTCATCCAAAGACAGTTGCCGTCGGCCACTTCGCGATTCCGTCATGACGCCTCCACATATCGTTACCAATAGTCATTACCAAGAGTAAGTATATGAATGCCCTAGACAACCGGCGGACTTTCCGTATCAGCCGCCAGATCATGTTTCGGAAAACCATAATTTCATCAACGAAACAGGCGTGCACCCATTGGATGCACGCCTGTATTCCACAAAAACCTCAATAGCCTTTTCCGCTACGCACGGCGAGCGGCAAGCTCCCTGCCGATCCGGCCGATGCGCCCGTCAAGATCGTAGAAGAAAAGCAATACGGCCATGACCACGACCATGGCGACCGGCACCCATACGAAGGTGTTGACCATGGCGGACACGGTGACGGCGGACTGCGTGGCTCGCGAACCGTCATAGCCGCTGGCGCCGAGGACCCATGCGATGGCGGCCGAGGAGACGCCCATGGCCACCTTCATGGAGAAGCTGGACGAGCTGAACACGATGCCGTCGGAGCGCACGCCGCTTTGCCATTCGCCGTACTCTACCACGTCGCCGCTCATGGCATTGAGCGCGGCGTTCATCGGGATGATGCCGATCATGCGCACGACGATAGAGACGAAGAACACCCACAGATCGCTCGGATCGATGAACACCAGCAGACTGCCGGCGGCGACGAGCACAAGTCCCGCCATCGAGGAGTTGCGTTTGCCAAACCTGGCCACAAGAGGGCCGGCGAACGGCAGGCCGATGACCATCGGGATGACGGTGGCCAAACCGATTACGGCGGTCAGATTGGAATTGCCGAGCACATACTTGGCGATATAGGCGGCCATGCCGTTGGCGATGCCGTTATAGGTCCACAGCGCGAAATTCAGGCCAAGCGTGAGCCACCAGTACTTGTTGCGCACCAGCGCTTTGAAATGTCCGCCCACGCAGACCTTGCCATCGTTGCCATCCGTGCCGCCGTCAGATTCGAAGGAAGCGACTTCACACGTATTCGCGAAGGTGAACCAGTAGCCGAACGGAATCATGACGGCAATCACGCCGAAGAAGACGCCCCAGCCGATCGACGTTCCCCCGAACGCGTTCACAATCGGCATGGCGAGCACGTAGACGAGCATGGCACCCACATTGGCGATGGTCATGCGGAAGATGTTGAGCTGCGTCTTTTCACCGGAATCGGCGGTCAGCAGCGAGGTGAGCGAGGCATACGAAACGTTCACGGTCGAATAGGCCACGTTGACGATCGCATACACGGCCCACGCATAGATCACGCCGGCCGGAGAGTTGCCGAACGGGTCGAGGAAGA encodes:
- a CDS encoding exo-alpha-(1->6)-L-arabinopyranosidase; this encodes MSESTYPEVNDLTLEEKASLTSGGDAWHLQGVEAKGIPGYMITDGPHGLRKSLASSTGETDLNDSVPATCFPPAAGLSSSWNPELIHQVGEAMAEECIQEKVAVILGPGVNIKRNPLGGRCFEYWSEDPYLAGHEAIGIVAGVQSKGIGTSLKHFAANNQETDRLRVSANISQRALREIYFPAFEHIVKEAQPWTIMCSYNRINGVHSAQNHWLLTDVLRDEWGFEGIVMSDWGADHDRVASLNAGLNLEMPPSYTDDQIVYAARDGRIQPEQLDRMAQGMIDLVNKTRAAMSVEGYRFDVDAHDEVAHQAAVESMVLLKNDDAILPVASDAKVAVIGEFARTPRYQGGGSSHITPTKMTSFLDTLTARGVDAKFAPGFTLDLEPADAAMAADAVEVAKGADIVLMFLGLPEAAESEGFDRETLDIPAKQVELLEAVAAENKNIVVVLSNGSVVSVAPWADNAKGILESWLLGQAGGPALADVIFGNVSPSGKLAQTVPMDINDDPSMINWPGEEGHVDYGEGVFVGYRYYDTYDKAVDYPFGYGLSYATFEVSDVKVAKTGANTASVSAVVKNTSDVDAAETVQVYVAPGKSAVARPIHELKGFRKVFLKAGESAEVSFDLDERAFAYWSEKFDDWHVESGEYAIEVGTSSRDIAGTGMVELDGDGKAEPLTEWSTFGEWSDDPVGSKIVASVYAEGEAGNLPKMPDNDMMRMFLRSMPINSMPMLMSEGGKKITAFMLDEYAKVTE
- a CDS encoding TetR/AcrR family transcriptional regulator, whose translation is MANDEVDRRSEILNAAVECFGTLGYYGTSLQKIATMVGLTKAGVLHYVGSKEGLLHAVLDEMYDRETEDITAGMVRNEHPHIAEMWRKTVAINAKRPKLVHMFSTLSAEALNPDHPAHDYFANREERIVDVAENIRWHVPEGVDAEQVLRAGFAMMDGVQLRWLRKPGQDLNAMWVECEDVLFPLPQWDGYR
- a CDS encoding Gfo/Idh/MocA family protein translates to MTQQLKLAVIGAGAMGRDHIRYIQDNPDAKLVAIADPMPESEELAKSIDVEWYADYNDMFDHVALDGVVIASPNGLHLPMARAALEHGVPPLVEKPISDDLDDARIFAKEAREIGLPVLVGQHRRHNPKVQRAKEIIESGVLGRIVTVSVHYNIYKPDTYYDIPWRRQKGAGPILVNMVHDVDLMRYLIGEPVEIQGMAANSARGFEVEDSAVVNVRFESGTLGSITLSDAAASPWNWEATARENPFFAPFDTDAYFIMGTKGSLSLPRLQLFTYRDGVSDWTKPLTCEIQGVKEGLPHRLQLVHYLKVLRGEVEPIVTPEDAIKSLEVLNAVKKAADEGAMVTL
- a CDS encoding MFS transporter yields the protein MVVSINTLSNFVGRLAFGALYDKLGAFKCLAVMLIATVLAMVAMSFATNAPFFIGCVIVLGFAFGALLVIYPPLTGETFGTKHLSINYGIMFLGYALGAWIGPRIATSLFDETVGYRNAFYAAAVITLIGLAVVLLLMTKVRKTGTMMPKRK
- a CDS encoding MFS transporter, coding for MATATKEHNRYGILSAAFVVMFFVASIALFSVFLTPLSEQNGWSKTDVSLSYSIFQTVMAVTGIFSGRISDRFGPRKVMIVGGLVFGLGWFLTGMATSIPMLYLCHGVIAGMGNGLVYNPTLTTAQRWFPDIRGKASGILLAAAAIGPATLSPIASFLSSTFSVSTALKILGMTFWITITLGSLFVSPVPEGYRPKGWNPPTPATSADNAEDDGFDWKAMLASPRFYVLLLVYAAAATAGTMLVGALSSIAQY
- a CDS encoding SDR family NAD(P)-dependent oxidoreductase, whose protein sequence is MNEKMIENPASRQYDWLGLAGDVCVVTGAIGGMGTAICGELAKAGARLALVDVSEEATRTFAVEVAQTYGAEAKGYGCDISDAADVEILRNKIVADFGTVDVLVNAVGILRFAPLEDLPLQDWKDVINVNLTGAFILSQAFGKVMLQHKSGRIVHISTVASHSPETFSGAYSCAKAGLGMLSKMIAAEWGPFGIRSNCVCPCFVKTPMSASCYADPQVTKDRERLIASRRIGEVQDIANAVAWMASPRSDFVNGDEVNVDGGFHLMMGDLTPKPGGRRQFAINSLKQRGLL
- a CDS encoding MerR family transcriptional regulator, which translates into the protein MDAEDELLTIGEVAKLDGITTKALRYYDAHGILKPAAVDPMTGYRYYTPDQMLDVDVMRIFISSGIPLESLEQYRFEDGSLDWRSVLAAAQSQVDERMRQLRYLQTTINDYAGELVRKAHSPADGVVRSDLLPTWLVSTDWPFDAPCNMKQYLRTMTDLRKAIREASAPHLLRRGILMDLERRQAFAFHQFAPSQHMLDVFHSGDRSRLICDYDFPGNTTVINPPGGPAESQVIERESLVECFNDGTAMALKLNPRDWPHVTMTEIWGSRTPDGSVRIRFTRHRCTPLYALQS
- a CDS encoding PH domain-containing protein, coding for MKVASGNVLWKQRKRNWCRTPFTFTVYTLTDKEMSIKTGILNEKFNLIKLFRIVDISVERSFLQRLFGMSTLVLDTRDQSSGNGVVVLKNIVHGFEVRQALQEAVDASRKENGMSAREFIGGPSGPGPEVPGFDDGFDGPDMDGYADGQ
- a CDS encoding DHA2 family efflux MFS transporter permease subunit, with protein sequence MTEREKQQGQPMETMREESQPGKYMNEGRLTVVVVALAILTFLGILSETSLNIAYSTLMEEFAISADVVQWLTTGYLLLLSVAIPTSPFMVRRFSTKALFVTAIVLFSAGTLVGALALNFPMLLAARLIMALGTGVSLPLLTNIILEKAPLYRRGMMLGLVSLVTCAAPAIGPVFGGLVMEFLDWHWIFYAMIPFLVIAFLLGTATIPDIRHGEKGYLSAPSLLLIALGLAGVIVAASFFAQWNGDWRFWAVLVGAVVVLAVFAFVQLRMEHPLIEVRTFTYPGFTLGMVILLMSSGGVLGVNFLLPILLQRGLGHTSMIAALILLPGAVVGAVSAPLIGSALKAHFPPKFISCGFVGVAVMDVAMMLGGAHEWAVAIAYALFMAASGFVLVPDQTHALNQLPASMNADGSAVMNTVQQLAGAIGTAVASTLIAECAGANAASGMSQSASYVAGFSTSMWVFLGMAVVGEILALLMFRFSKRVG
- a CDS encoding MarR family winged helix-turn-helix transcriptional regulator, producing MTESRSGRRQLSLDDVRDLIDACWTAKRITEALPELPRSMKPRHVHVIDAIWNLNHQAESPTPVARVSGISAFLGVTAPSITKLVNELVGKGLVVKHASETDGRAVTLSLTEAAEEIRELYVHQFHEHLCGVLSGIDPQDAATTVATLQAMHRLMGADRGGEWTTQVADAWPAHVETLMAGDESRSHTATKQ
- a CDS encoding MFS transporter, encoding MSATIKPQGKLTFLTKFAFGMGDFWTSIGNIAMATYLTMFYTDVVRLSPSMVASMLLVVRLVVAFWDLTVGILVDQTKSRWGKARPWMLFGGIAYGIAFLFLFLDPFGNSPAGVIYAWAVYAIVNVAYSTVNVSYASLTSLLTADSGEKTQLNIFRMTIANVGAMLVYVLAMPIVNAFGGTSIGWGVFFGVIAVMIPFGYWFTFANTCEVASFESDGGTDGNDGKVCVGGHFKALVRNKYWWLTLGLNFALWTYNGIANGMAAYIAKYVLGNSNLTAVIGLATVIPMVIGLPFAGPLVARFGKRNSSMAGLVLVAAGSLLVFIDPSDLWVFFVSIVVRMIGIIPMNAALNAMSGDVVEYGEWQSGVRSDGIVFSSSSFSMKVAMGVSSAAIAWVLGASGYDGSRATQSAVTVSAMVNTFVWVPVAMVVVMAVLLFFYDLDGRIGRIGRELAARRA